A section of the Triticum dicoccoides isolate Atlit2015 ecotype Zavitan chromosome 7A, WEW_v2.0, whole genome shotgun sequence genome encodes:
- the LOC119331725 gene encoding uncharacterized protein LOC119331725 gives MWDFTAFNFYPVNFTALGSNIFIASNRHPGTMVYDTETGGLAIGPLLPDPLLGGTRVFAATGDTQQLYALKYRICDMQQAFEVMSTACVEDWHPTSFPNPSQDWSWATVPSPPPFPKDSLITAYAMHPDGRTLFVSCGSNHDTHHHHTYSFDTKNHKWRSHGDWALPFQNQGYFDGELDAWVGLRKDGYVCACRVPSRSRTLAAQPDWKMAKEELFLEHPGSMGATLTHMGNARFCLVETEELEFDGFMLYITIFGLKYNHEGELQPTARRTTKSCRLHRNLLQFSPVAFWL, from the coding sequence ATGTGGGATTTCACCGCTTTCAACTTTTATCCCGTGAACTTCACCGCTCTGGGCAGCAACATCTTCATCGCGAGCAACAGGCACCCCGGCACCATGGTGTACGACACGGAGACGGGCGGGCTGGCCATCGGCCCTCTCCTCCCGGACCCGCTGCTCGGCGGCACCCGCGTCTTCGCGGCCACCGGCGACACGCAGCAGCTGTACGCGCTGAAGTACAGAATCTGTGACATGCAGCAGGCCTTCGAGGTGATGTCCACGGCCTGCGTCGAGGATTGGCATCCCACCTCTTTCCCAAACCCAAGCCAGGACTGGTCGTGGGCAACCGTCCCGTCGCCACCGCCATTCCCCAAGGATTCCCTGATCACCGCCTACGCCATGCACCCGGACGGACGCACTCTCTTCGTGTCTTGTGGAAGCAACCACGACACACACCACCACCACACCTACTCCTTCGACACCAAGAACCATAAATGGAGGTCTCATGGCGACTGGGCGTTGCCTTTCCAAAATCAGGGCTACTTCGACGGCGAGCTGGACGCGTGGGTCGGCCTTCGCAAGGACGGCTACGTCTGCGCCTGCCGGGTGCCGTCCCGCAGCAGAACGCTCGCCGCGCAGCCGGACTGGAAGATGGCAAAGGAGGAGCTCTTCCTCGAGCACCCGGGGAGCATGGGTGCCACCCTCACGCACATGGGGAACGCCAGGTTTTGCCTTGTGGAGACGGAGGAACTGGAGTTTGACGGCTTCATGCTCTATATCACCATTTTTGGTCTCAAGTACAACCATGAGGGAGAGCTGCAACCCACCGCCCGTCGCACCACCAAATCATGTCGACTGCATAGGAATCTCCTGCAGTTTTCGCCTGTGGCGTTCTGGTTATAG
- the LOC119331724 gene encoding uncharacterized protein LOC119331724 — MPRPGDPATRPAEGAVVMATTPALEQQAAFLQNNAAIVWLGGRRPRVAAADIANVIHSRTHISKEFFVVIPHYPEDFFITFKHQHHRDAVTAAPGRILEGELDIRFSNWSPRAHADAVKLRHHVHLCLENVPLNAWNEEVAGKLIGGAAVTHYFDAATTQKEDASSLNLWAWTANPSAIPKVMWLTLIGGNATGSSIIVSSSEPLPGFNSVAASSSSTQQQGRLGLTYRVIVHLDLHEDFGQDASTPRYQHQFDWQYGIIDGEVAIRESNQGGRHNNGNDRRRRDDDDDKHRRDRDDADRRGRPDERQGSWSDRFFRSRSRAVEGRRDREDDGMKEGMLRTVVIVTGVPHLRRQQLFKGRARRWPGRIAMLLVPWCGVAFSSLGLQKLAWPRCLLPQHRSGDAVPIVRSHHTGPGNGLAATSRHPDLPHRCFRRCQAQRAAMSLQWTRSPPGYRRPYNYVHRAVSSSLCLWLRRLVHLVSRLPWRVRLCPPRLPLK, encoded by the coding sequence ATGCCCCGGCCTGGGGACCCTGCGACACGCCCAGCTGAGGGCGCTGTGGTCATGGCGACCACACCCGCTTTGGAGCAGCAGGCGGCCTTCCTGCAAAACAATGCAGCAATCGTGTGGCTCGGTGGGAGGCGTCCTCGCGTGGCCGCCGCTGACATCGCCAACGTCATCCACTCGCGCACCCACATCAGCAAGGAGTTCTTCGTCGTCATCCCGCACTACCCAGAAGATTTCTTCATCACCTTCAAGCATCAGCACCACCGCGACGCCGTCACCGCCGCGCCAGGAAGGATATTGGAGGGAGAGCTGGACATCCGCTTCTCCAACTGGTCACCGCGTGCTCATGCCGACGCGGTCAAGCTGCGCCACCATGTGCATCTCTGCCTGGAGAATGTTCCACTCAACGCGTGGAACGAGGAGGTTGCGGGCAAGCTCATCGGCGGCGCGGCCGTCACGCACTACTTTGATGCGGCCACGACCCAGAAAGAAGACGCGTCGTCGCTCAACCTCTGGGCTTGGACGGCCAATCCATCAGCGATTCCCAAGGTCATGTGGTTGACACTCATCGGCGGCAACGCGACCGGCAGCAGCATCATCGTCTCCAGCTCTGAGCCGCTCCCTGGCTTCAACTCTGTTGCGGCCAGCTCTTCCTCAACACAACAACAGGGGAGGCTTGGGCTCACGTACCGGGTGATCGTGCATCTCGACCTGCATGAAGACTTTGGTCAGGACGCTTCAACGCCGCGCTACCAGCACCAGTTCGACTGGCAATATGGGATCATTGATGGAGAGGTTGCCATCAGGGAGAGCAACCAAGGTGGACGACACAACAACGGCAACGACCGCCGTCgccgcgacgatgacgacgacaaaCATCGCCGAGACAGAGACGACGCAGACCGACGTGGGCGCCCAGACGAGCGCCAAGGGTCATGGTCCGACCGCTTCTTTCGTAGTCGCTCGCGCGCTGTGGAGGGGAGGCGCGACAGGGAGGACGACGGGATGAAGGAAGGCATGCTGAGGACCGTCGTGATCGTCACCGGGGTGCCGCACCTACGCCGGCAACAATTGTTCAAGGGGAGAGCACGCCGTTGGCCAGGCCGCATCGCGATGCTGCTGGTGCCCTGGTGTGGCGTCGCATTCAGCAGCCTGGGGCTGCAGAAGCTGGCCTGGCCACGCTGCCTACTTCCCCAACACAGGAGCGGGGACGCAGTCCCCATCGTCAGGTCTCACCACACGGGGCCAGGCAACGGTCTCGCAGCAACCTCACGCCACCCAGATCTCCCTCATCGGTGCTTCCGGCGATGCCAAGCTCAGAGGGCGGCCATGTCCCTTCAATGGACGCGCTCTCCGCCGGGGTACAGGCGGCCCTACAACTATGTTCACCGTGCCGTCTCGTCCAGCCTCTGTCTGTGGTTACGCCGCCTCGTCCACCTGGTTTCGAGGCTCCCGTGGAGAGTGCGGTTGTGTCCGCCCCGACTTCCACTGAAATAG
- the LOC119331723 gene encoding exocyst complex component EXO70A1-like: MHAFPMASPAGRRMDGALRAAMSCLMEEFLSLRVWDGSQLEGRSGLRFAIDKLSVSVAAARGASSSFAFLTGGSTASTVRTSTGELSSRTVDVLYASGSGSQPAGPDVFSDEEFPDELDLICPASLSVLHEISLRVIRAGYTKELLHTFADAPCEVLDRFLSILQLQVGCSPEAETGESISYENAEWWTAEDMIRRWILATKLVEKALVTMQTQLHAQSNGAFDRFKNDYIMAMAKRRSYILLRFADGFTSTRSPEKLMYVLEMYEVLGSAVPGLVLVLTGQHKELFSRQVEVVLAKLARALRAMIGGAVTKVRAGGSSGTQGETRGVGAGVHPLTRYAVSCIESLAPHRGALDVILASTGGILEGVNSFGDLFSELVASLEPKLEEISTLRGEEGGGLRHLFLANNTSFVLIRAGAIGGDDEWAACRRSRVEQHVAGYVEASWAPVVACLEAGKPATKALAKFNAALDKAYSGHVRCEVSDPELRAALRKAVSENVVGAYGAYLLEHPKLGRSARHTPDTLAGLVSDLFEGEDASGNHS, encoded by the exons ATGCACGCGTTCCCCATGGCCTCACCCGCCGGCCGCCGCATGGACGGCGCCCTCCGGGCCGCCATGTCGTGCCTCATGGAGGAGTTCCTCAGCCTCAGGGTGTGGGACGGTTCCCAGCTCGAAGGCAGGAGCGGCCTCCGCTTCGCCATCGACAAGCTCTCCGTTTCAGTGGCAGCGGCCCGTGGCGCGTCGTCGTCGTTCGCCTTCCTAACCGGCGGAAGCACGGCCAGCACGGTGAGAACCAGCACAGGCGAGTTGAGCTCCCGCACCGTCGATGTACTTTACGCGTCCGGCTCCGGGAGCCAGCCGGCCGGGCCTGATGTCTTCTCGGACGAGGAGTTTCCCGATGAGCTCGACCTGATCTGCCCGGCGAGCTTGTCCGTCCTCCACGAGATCTCACTGCGTGTCATCCGTGCCGGCTATACGAAAGAGCTGCTGCACACGTTCGCCGACGCTCCCTGCGAAGTTTTAGACAG GTTCTTGTCGATTCTCCAACTCCAAGTGGGATGCTCTCCGGAGGCCGAGACCGGCGAGTCAATCAGCTATGAGAACGCCGAGTGGTGGACGGCGGAGGACATGATCCGGCGGTGGATCCTGGCGACCAAACTGGTGGAGAAGGCCCTCGTTACTATGCAAACGCAGCTCCACGCGCAGAGCAACGGCGCCTTCGACAGGTTCAAGAACGACTACATCATGGCCATGGCGAAGCGGAGATCCTACATCCTGCTCAGATTCGCAGACGGGTTCACCAGCACGCGCTCGCCGGAGAAGCTCATGTACGTCCTGGAAATGTACGAGGTCCTTGGCAGCGCTGTCCCTGGGCTCGTGCTCGTGCTCACCGGGCAGCACAAGGAGCTCTTCTCCCGGCAGGTCGAGGTGGTTCTCGCAAAGCTGGCCCGCGCGCTGAGGGCCATGATCGGCGGTGCCGTCACAAAGGTCCGAGCCGGCGGGAGCTCTGGGACGCAGGGCGAGACGCGCGGGGTCGGCGCCGGCGTCCATCCGCTGACGCGGTATGCCGTGTCCTGCATCGAGTCGCTGGCACCGCACCGCGGCGCGCTGGATGTGATCCTCGCGAGCACGGGCGGCATCCTCGAGGGCGTGAACTCGTTCGGCGATCTCTTCTCGGAGCTAGTCGCGTCCCTGGAGCCCAAGCTGGAGGAGATATCCACCCTCCGCGGCGAGGAAGGAGGCGGCCTGCGGCACCTCTTCCTGGCCAACAACACCAGCTTCGTGCTTATACGCGCCGGCGCGATCGGGGGAGACGACGAGTGGGCCGCGTGCCGCCGGAGCCGAGTCGAGCAGCACGTGGCGGGCTACGTCGAGGCCTCCTGGGCGCCGGTCGTGGCCTGCCTCGAGGCCGGCAAGCCCGCCACcaaggcgctggccaagttcaacgCCGCGCTCGATAAAGCGTACAGCGGCCACGTACGCTGCGAGGTCTCGGACCCCGAGCTCAGGGCGGCGCTGCGGAAGGCCGTGTCGGAGAACGTCGTCGGTGCTTATGGCGCGTATCTGCTGGAGCACCCCAAGCTTGGCAGGTCTGCCAGGCACACGCCCGATACCCTGGCCGGGTTGGTGTCCGACTTGTTTGAAGGAGAGGACGCGTCGGGCAATCATTCCTAG